A genomic stretch from Anaerococcus mediterraneensis includes:
- a CDS encoding cell wall metabolism sensor histidine kinase WalK, whose product MTTLKNKIIKNFIAGILSCILVFSILVTLLVTLNYNDLFTAVDDKRPQEIGQQFIRLNNDPNISAEVMWSYLASMAKDQKVDINYYDHNNKLEKQLKGRDENDESKILSKEYNLIDDKKKSNAGKIEILYNRDLSAMNEMKNNFTHAVVYSITISLAIGLVIAKILSTNISKPIASIGESTVSIKEGVYDTIVENTDIKEIEFLRDNINYLSNSLKNQESIRKQYAQDISHELRTPLTNLKLYIEAIKDGLIDTDEATLDLLSNEITRLEGLVVGLKNTFDENVSYAVLSKSNVNITELISNIVRSFMPKARLRNIEINTFLDEDIILYTDRDKLSQIMQNLISNAIKAIGEDGRIDVHLRKRDDDIVISVVDTGIGLKEDDVERIFERFYRVEDSRNTKENGVGLGLAITKNFVDALDGKIRVKSKLGQGSDFEIIFKKNNRINNDKKKEKNSQKNK is encoded by the coding sequence TTGTAACCCTACTTGTTACCCTAAATTACAATGACCTATTTACTGCCGTCGATGATAAAAGACCCCAGGAAATAGGCCAACAATTTATTAGACTTAACAATGATCCAAATATAAGTGCTGAGGTTATGTGGTCCTATCTTGCAAGTATGGCCAAAGACCAAAAAGTCGATATAAATTATTACGACCATAATAACAAACTAGAAAAACAGCTTAAAGGTAGGGATGAAAACGACGAATCGAAAATCCTCTCCAAAGAATACAACCTCATAGATGATAAGAAAAAATCAAATGCTGGTAAAATTGAAATCCTCTACAATAGAGACCTAAGTGCTATGAATGAGATGAAAAATAACTTCACCCATGCTGTGGTCTATTCTATAACAATATCCCTAGCTATAGGCCTAGTCATAGCCAAAATATTGTCTACAAATATATCAAAACCTATAGCATCTATAGGAGAATCTACGGTTTCTATAAAAGAGGGCGTTTATGATACCATAGTAGAAAATACTGATATAAAAGAGATCGAGTTTTTGAGAGATAATATTAATTATTTATCAAATTCCCTAAAAAACCAGGAATCTATCAGAAAACAATATGCTCAGGATATTTCTCATGAGCTTAGGACCCCTCTAACCAATCTCAAACTTTATATAGAGGCTATAAAAGATGGGCTAATAGACACGGATGAGGCAACCTTAGATCTATTATCCAACGAAATCACTAGGTTAGAAGGTCTAGTGGTTGGACTAAAAAATACCTTTGATGAAAATGTATCCTATGCAGTTTTATCAAAATCAAATGTAAATATAACTGAGCTCATATCAAATATAGTCAGATCTTTTATGCCAAAAGCTAGGCTTAGAAATATAGAAATAAATACATTCTTAGATGAAGATATTATATTATATACAGATAGGGATAAACTAAGTCAAATAATGCAAAATTTGATTTCTAACGCTATAAAGGCAATAGGAGAAGATGGTAGGATCGATGTTCACCTTAGAAAACGTGATGATGATATAGTCATAAGTGTAGTTGATACTGGAATTGGCCTAAAAGAAGACGATGTTGAAAGAATATTTGAAAGATTTTATAGGGTCGAAGATTCTAGGAATACAAAAGAAAATGGTGTTGGACTCGGACTTGCTATTACTAAAAACTTTGTAGATGCACTTGATGGCAAAATAAGAGTCAAATCTAAGCTAGGCCAAGGTAGTGACTTCGAAATAATTTTCAAGAAAAATAACAGGATTAATAATGACAAGAAAAAAGAGAAAAACTCCCAGAAGAATAAATAA